In the genome of Massilia sp. W12, the window TCAATTGCGGCGCCAGATTGGCGTGGTATTGCAAAGCGGCAAGACCATGCCCGGCACTTTGTATGAAAACATCAGCGTGTCCCACCCCTGCAGCATTGAACAAGCCTGGGAGGCGGCGCGCTTAGCCGGCTTGGAGGAAGATATCCGCGCCATGCCGATGGGCATGCACACCGTTTTGCCGGAAGGCGGGGCTGCGCTTTCCGGCGGCCAGGCGCAACGCCTGTTGCTGGCGCGCGCATTGGCCGGGCAACCGCAAATACTGCTGCTGGATGAAGCCACTTCGGCGCTCGACAACCGCACCCAAGCCTGGATCACCTCATCGCTGGCTGCGATGGCCATGACGCGGGTGGTGATTGCGCACCGCTTATCGACGGTGCAAAAAGCCGATCAGATCCTGGTTTTGCACCAGGGCCGGATTGCAGAGCGCGGCACATATCAGGAATTAATGGAAATGCAAGGCTTGTTTGCCGCCTTGGCGGCGCGCCAACTCAGCTGAAAAATGCCGCGCGCCCTGCGCCAAAGCGCCTTGCAACGGGGCAGGGCTTGGACTATGGTAAAGAGACCGCGCCGCAGGGCGCTGTATGAGGGGCAGCTGTCTGGCTGCTGACGATCTTGATTCCGGCGCAAACATCCTGCGCCGGCCTTTAACGGGACAGACGATGCGCAAGGTTTTGTACATCCTGGGCGAGTTGTCAGATGACGATGTGGAATGGTTGGCTGCGCATGGCAGCCGGGAAAAAGTCAAACAAGGCCATATTCTCGTCACTCAGGGAAAACCGCTGTCCTGCCTGTATTTCATTCTCGATGGTCAATTTGAAGTCAGCGTTGCCGGCGGTGGCCGGCTGGCGCTGGTCGGCTGTGGCGAAATCATCGGTGAAATTTCCATGATAGACGGCAGGCCGCCGACAGCCACGGTCAGCGCTTTGAGCGATGGCGTGGTGTTGGCGCTGGAGCGCAGCCGTTTGCAAAAAAAACTGGCGGCGGATATCGCTTTTGCCGCGCATTTCTATCGTGCCGTTGCGCATTTTCTGGCTGAGCGCATGCGCGCCACAGTGCAGCGCATCGGCAGCAAGCAAGCGCAGGATGTGGAATTGGATGAAAGCTTGCTCGACAACGTGCATCTGGCCGGCGCCAGATTCGACAGAATATTAAAACGCTTCCAAGGCTAGCGGCCAGCCGGGTTGGCGATTGAAAAGCAAAGGCAGCACTTATAACTGAATTCAGCGTGGGAGAACGTCATGGCGGAGAATAAAAAGACTTGGCCCGGGAATGACCTGTCTGATGAAGACTTGGACATGGTGGTAGGCGGGGCTGGCGCGCAAAATGTTGATCTGGACGCCCATCCTGAGCTGCAGCATGGCGAGCACAGCCAGGACGCCAAACCGGGCGATACGGGGAAACCGGGGGATACGGGGAAACCGCCGCAGGGGGATGGCAAAAATCAACCCCCGCAGGGTAAACCCGGCGATACGGGCAAGCCGCCGCAGGGCGATGGCAAGAATCCGCCGCCGCAGGGCAAGCCGGGGGATACGGGTAAGCCGCCACAAGGCGATGGTAAGACACAGCCGCCGCCACAGGGTAAGCCGGGCGATACGGGCAAGCCGCCGCAGGGAGATGGCAAGAATCCGCCGCCGCAGGGCAAGCCGGGGGATACGGGTAAGCCGCCGCAGGGCGATGGTAAGACGCAGCCTCCGCCGCAGGGCAAGCCGGGTGATACAGGTAAGCCGACGCAGGGTGATGGTAAGACACAGCCTCCGCCACAGGGCAAACCGGGCGATACGGGCAAGCCGCCGCAGGGCGATGGTAAGACGCAGCCTCCGCCACAGGGCAAACCGGGAGATACGGGTAAGCCGCCGCAGGGCGATGGTAAAACGCAGCCTCC includes:
- a CDS encoding cyclic nucleotide-binding domain-containing protein; its protein translation is MRGSCLAADDLDSGANILRRPLTGQTMRKVLYILGELSDDDVEWLAAHGSREKVKQGHILVTQGKPLSCLYFILDGQFEVSVAGGGRLALVGCGEIIGEISMIDGRPPTATVSALSDGVVLALERSRLQKKLAADIAFAAHFYRAVAHFLAERMRATVQRIGSKQAQDVELDESLLDNVHLAGARFDRILKRFQG